A window from Drosophila subobscura isolate 14011-0131.10 chromosome O, UCBerk_Dsub_1.0, whole genome shotgun sequence encodes these proteins:
- the LOC117897016 gene encoding acetylcholine receptor subunit alpha-like 1 — MGSVLFAAVFIALHFATGGLANPDAKRLYDDLLSNYNRLIRPVGNNSDRLTVKMGLRLSQLIDVNLKNQIMTTNVWVEQEWNDYKLKWNPDDYGGVDTLHVPSEHIWLPDIVLYNNADGNYEVTIMTKAILHHTGKVVWKPPAIYKSFCEIDVEYFPFDEQTCFMKFGSWTYDGYMVDLRHLKQTADSDNIEVGIDLQDYYISVEWDIMRVPAVRNEKFYSCCEEPYLDIVFNLTLRRKTLFYTVNLIIPCVGISFLSVLVFYLPSDSGEKISLCISILLSLTVFFLLLAEIIPPTSLTVPLLGKYLLFTMMLVTLSVVVTIAVLNVNFRSPVTHRMAPWVQRVFIQILPKLLCIERPKKEEPEDDQPPEVLTDVFHLPPDVDKFVNYDTKRFSGDYGIPALPASHRFDLAAAGGISAHCFAEPPLASSLPLPGADDDLFSPAGLNDLSPGCCPAAAAAAAAAAAAAADLSPTFEKPYAREMEKTIEGSRFIAQHVKNKDKFESVEEDWKYVAMVLDRMFLWIFAIACVVGTALIILQAPSLYDQSQPIDILYSKIAKKKFELLKMGSDNTL, encoded by the exons ATGGGTAGCGTGCTCTTCGCAGCTGTATTCATCGCATTGCACTTTGCCACCGGCGGCCTGGCCAACCCAGATGCAAAGCGCCTCTACGACGATTTGCTGAGCAATTACAATCGCCTCATACGACCCGTGGGCAACAATTCGGATCGACTCACCGTCAAAATGGGGCTGCGACTATCACAGCTGATCGATGTG AACTTGAAGAATCAAATTATGACCACCAATGTCTGGGTGGAGCAG GAATGGAATGACtataaattgaaatggaatcCCGACGATTACGGCGGCGTGGACACGCTGCATGTGCCCTCTGAGCATATATGGCTGCCGGATATTGTGCTCTATAACAA CGCCGATGGCAACTATGAAGTGACAATAATGACAAAGGCAATTCTGCATCACACCGGCAAGGTGGTGTGGAAACCGCCGGCCATTTACAAATCCTTTTGCGAAATTGATGTCGAATACTTTCCCTTCGATGAGCAGACATGTTTCATGAAATTCGGCTCCTGGACATACGATGGTTATATG GTTGACTTGCGGCACTTGAAGCAAACCGCCGACTCGGATAACATCGAAGTGGGCATAGATCTGCAGGATTACTATATATCCGTTGAGTGGGACATTATGCGTGTGCCGGCGGTGCGCAACGAAAAGTTCTACAGCTGCTGCGAGGAGCCCTATCTGGACATTGTGTTCAATCTGACGCTGCGGCGAAAGACGCTCTTCTACACCGTTAACCTAATCATTCCCTGCGTGGGCATCTCGTTCCTGTCCGTGCTCGTGTTTTATCTGCCCAGCGACTCGGGCGAGAAGATCTCACTGTGTATCAGCATTCTGCTGTCGCTCACTGtgttcttcctgctgctggccgaaaTTATTCCGCCGACCTCGCTGACAGTGCCGCTGCTCGGGAAATATCTACTCTTTACCATGATGCTGGTTACGCTCTCCGTTGTGGTCACCATTGCGGTGCTTAATGTGAACTTTAG ATCTCCTGTTACGCATCGCATGGCGCCGTGGGTGCAGCGTGTCTTCATACAAATCCTGCCCAAGTTGCTGTGCATTGAGCGGCCTAAGAAGGAGGAGCCCGAGGACGATCAGCCGCCCGAAGTGCTCACCGACGTCTTTCACCTGCCGCCGGATGTGGATAAGTTTGTCAACTACGACACGAAGCGTTTCAGTGGCGACTACGGCATACCAG CACTACCCGCCTCCCATCGCTTCGATTTGGCCGCAGCGGGCGGCATTAGCGCCCATTGCTTTGCGGAACCACCGCTGGCCTcctcactgccactgccaggcGCCGACGATGATCTGTTCAGTCCAGCGGGGCTCAACGATCTCAGTCCGGGCTGCTGtccggcagctgcagctgctgctgctgctgcggccgctgctgccgccgatCTCAGCCCTACGTTCGAGAAGCCCTATGCccgggaaatggaaaagacCATCGAGGGATCACGCTTCATAGCCCAGCATGTAAAGAACAAGGATAAGTTTGAGAGT GTGGAAGAGGATTGGAAGTACGTTGCCATGGTATTGGATCGTATGTTTCTTTGGATTTTCGCAATCGCTTGCGTGGTCGGAACAGCGCTTATTATATTGCAAGCGCCTAGTCTGTACGATCAATCGCAGCCGATTGATATACTCTATtcgaaaattgccaaaaagaaaTTCGAGCTGCTCAAAATGGGTAGCGATAATACCTTATAG